A section of the Kribbella sp. HUAS MG21 genome encodes:
- a CDS encoding DHA2 family efflux MFS transporter permease subunit: MTALDERDVLAGRAAGPGLGVVLAAVGIPTFMVTLDNLVVTNALPVIKAELGASLSDLQWFVNAYTLAFAALLLTAAAIGDRVGRRRMFLAGIVVFTLASAACALATEPWMLTGARAIQGLGAAAVMPLSLTLLADAVPERLRSAAIGIWGGISGLGVAVGPVVGGAVVDGLNWQWIFWLNVPIGVLAVLLAARVLSESRGTAQRLDLLGLVLATSGVLSVVWGVVHGADDGWTSAGVLGALVAGGVLLAAFLGWERRTAAPMLPLRLFSVRSFSVVNVVAFTFAVGVFGSVFLLAQFFQVVQGYTPFESGVRTLPWTAAPLVVAPIAGLVVDRIGSRTLIVLGQFLLAAALGWIALITTETTQYGELVAPFVLAGVGMGLTFAPSASVVMDSVSETDRGVASGTNNTIREVGVAMGVAVLASVFASAGSYESPTQYAAGLIPAVWTGTAIVTTGALTAVLLPGRKANRTV, from the coding sequence ATGACCGCTCTCGACGAGAGGGATGTGCTGGCGGGCCGGGCGGCCGGTCCCGGGTTGGGCGTGGTGCTGGCGGCGGTGGGGATCCCGACGTTCATGGTCACGCTGGACAACCTGGTGGTGACGAACGCGCTGCCGGTGATCAAGGCCGAGCTCGGTGCGTCGCTGTCGGACCTGCAGTGGTTCGTGAACGCCTACACGTTGGCGTTCGCCGCGCTGCTGCTGACCGCGGCCGCGATCGGCGACCGGGTCGGCCGGCGGCGGATGTTCCTGGCCGGGATCGTCGTGTTCACGCTGGCGTCGGCCGCCTGCGCGCTGGCGACCGAGCCGTGGATGCTCACCGGCGCCCGCGCGATCCAGGGCCTTGGCGCGGCGGCCGTGATGCCGTTGTCGCTGACGTTGCTCGCGGACGCCGTACCGGAACGGCTCCGCAGCGCCGCGATCGGCATCTGGGGCGGCATCTCCGGCCTCGGGGTCGCCGTCGGGCCGGTCGTCGGCGGCGCGGTGGTCGACGGGCTGAACTGGCAGTGGATCTTCTGGCTGAACGTGCCGATCGGCGTGCTCGCCGTACTGCTCGCGGCGCGGGTGCTGTCCGAGTCCCGCGGTACGGCGCAGCGCCTCGACCTGCTCGGTCTGGTGCTGGCGACGTCCGGCGTGCTGTCCGTCGTCTGGGGTGTCGTGCACGGCGCCGACGATGGATGGACGTCCGCTGGTGTCCTGGGGGCGCTGGTCGCGGGCGGCGTGCTGCTGGCGGCGTTCCTCGGGTGGGAGCGTCGTACGGCGGCGCCGATGTTGCCGCTGCGGTTGTTCTCGGTGCGGTCGTTCAGTGTGGTGAACGTGGTGGCGTTCACGTTCGCGGTCGGGGTGTTCGGGTCGGTGTTCCTGCTGGCGCAGTTCTTCCAGGTGGTGCAGGGGTACACGCCGTTCGAGTCCGGAGTCCGCACGCTGCCGTGGACGGCGGCGCCGCTCGTCGTCGCACCAATCGCTGGTCTGGTGGTCGACAGGATCGGGTCACGGACGCTGATCGTGCTCGGGCAGTTCCTGCTCGCCGCGGCGCTCGGCTGGATCGCACTGATCACGACGGAGACAACGCAGTACGGCGAACTGGTCGCGCCGTTCGTCCTGGCCGGGGTGGGGATGGGGCTGACGTTCGCGCCGTCCGCGAGCGTGGTGATGGACAGCGTCTCCGAGACGGACCGCGGTGTCGCGTCCGGCACCAACAACACGATCCGCGAGGTCGGCGTCGCGATGGGCGTCGCAGTACTGGCCTCGGTGTTCGCGTCAGCGGGTTCCTACGAGTCGCCGACGCAGTACGCCGCCGGCCTGATCCCCGCAGTCTGGACCGGCACCGCAATCGTCACCACAGGCGCCCTCACCGCCGTGCTGCTACCGGGCCGAAAAGCAAACAGAACTGTTTGA
- a CDS encoding DUF58 domain-containing protein, with translation MSWRPTHAQVRAICVAAVLLGVAVLLRRPDAAVLGLPLAFLAAWGRFFRPRERPDVHTELDADVLFEGQGTTYRLRVPETVDRDIDLIVAALPRAPWFQYDPPQAAIAEPVASGDVQLEVGVRSKRWGLRSLERPTVTATSSVGAYRIHVTSAESQAVTTLPLREGFEAVDAVPRPAGLVGLHRSRRPGEGTELAGVRPFRTGDRLRRINWAVSARTRELHVTSTWSDRDTEVVILVDTGGEIGISEGIDGRSSSLDTAVRAAAAIAEHYLRNGDRVRLIDTGSLFRGVRSGSGRGHLRRILDTLVHADRRGRQQDEEQLARRNRIRSDSLVLVLSPLLRQTMLGYVVTLVHSGCTVIAIDTLPPDVAAIMDLDAHDQRSWPLAWRLRLLERRRDLDRLSDLGVPTVPWQGSGTLDEVLRDAARLSAAPRIRS, from the coding sequence ATGAGTTGGCGGCCGACGCACGCGCAGGTCCGTGCGATCTGTGTGGCCGCGGTGCTGCTCGGTGTCGCCGTACTGCTGCGGCGGCCGGACGCTGCGGTACTGGGGTTGCCGCTCGCGTTCCTGGCCGCGTGGGGGCGGTTCTTCCGGCCGCGGGAGCGTCCCGACGTACACACCGAGCTGGACGCGGACGTGCTGTTCGAGGGGCAGGGTACGACGTACCGCCTGCGCGTGCCGGAGACCGTGGATCGCGACATCGACCTGATCGTGGCCGCGCTGCCACGGGCGCCGTGGTTCCAGTACGACCCGCCGCAGGCCGCGATCGCGGAACCGGTGGCGAGCGGCGACGTACAGCTGGAGGTCGGCGTCCGGTCCAAGCGTTGGGGTCTCCGCTCGTTGGAGCGGCCAACGGTCACGGCGACGTCGTCGGTCGGGGCGTACCGGATCCACGTGACGTCGGCGGAGTCGCAGGCGGTGACGACACTGCCGTTGCGGGAGGGCTTCGAGGCGGTGGACGCCGTACCGCGGCCGGCCGGACTTGTTGGTTTGCATCGGTCGCGGCGGCCCGGGGAGGGGACGGAGCTGGCCGGCGTACGGCCGTTCCGGACCGGCGACCGGTTGCGCCGGATCAACTGGGCGGTGTCGGCGCGGACCCGGGAGCTGCACGTCACGTCGACGTGGTCGGACCGCGACACCGAGGTCGTCATCCTGGTCGACACCGGCGGCGAGATCGGCATCAGCGAAGGGATCGACGGGCGGTCGTCGAGCCTCGACACCGCGGTCCGCGCGGCCGCGGCGATCGCCGAGCACTACCTGCGCAACGGCGACCGGGTGCGGCTGATCGACACCGGGAGCCTGTTCCGCGGCGTGCGGTCGGGAAGTGGGCGCGGGCATCTGCGGCGGATCCTCGACACGCTCGTGCACGCCGACCGCCGCGGCCGGCAGCAGGACGAGGAGCAGCTGGCCCGGCGGAACCGGATCCGCTCGGACAGCCTCGTGCTCGTGCTCAGCCCGCTGCTGCGGCAGACGATGCTCGGGTACGTCGTCACGCTCGTCCACTCCGGCTGCACGGTGATCGCGATCGACACGCTGCCGCCCGACGTCGCGGCGATCATGGACCTCGACGCGCACGACCAACGATCCTGGCCGCTCGCCTGGCGGCTGCGGCTGCTGGAACGCCGCCGCGACCTCGACCGGCTCAGCGACCTCGGCGTACCGACCGTTCCTTGGCAGGGCTCCGGAACCCTGGACGAGGTACTGCGCGACGCGGCACGTCTGTCCGCCGCACCGAGGATCCGGTCATGA
- a CDS encoding aldolase/citrate lyase family protein, whose product MNANDFARKVRSREKLVGYWITLDAPPAAERIARLGYDYVVLDGQHGLIGYQGLLTGLLAIDAGAAIGPRPTVGMVRVEANDPTPIGRALDAGATGVIVPLVDSADDVRRAVQAAKYPPVGARSFGPMRAALRIGPAPADSNDATVVLAMIETPLGLKNVAEICATPGLDGVYVGPSDLSLALGAKFPHDPDLEGPFEEAVELIARTAQDAGIAAGIHTFDGESAKLRLDQGYSFATVASDVAHLEAVAAAHLGVARS is encoded by the coding sequence GTGAATGCAAACGATTTCGCGCGCAAGGTCCGATCGCGGGAGAAGCTGGTCGGGTACTGGATCACGCTGGACGCACCGCCGGCCGCCGAGCGGATCGCCCGGCTCGGGTACGACTACGTGGTGCTCGACGGGCAGCACGGCCTGATCGGGTACCAGGGCCTGCTGACCGGGCTGCTGGCGATCGACGCCGGCGCCGCGATCGGCCCGCGCCCGACGGTCGGCATGGTGCGCGTCGAGGCGAACGATCCGACCCCGATCGGGCGCGCGCTGGACGCCGGCGCCACCGGGGTGATCGTGCCGCTGGTCGACAGCGCGGACGACGTCCGGCGGGCCGTGCAGGCGGCGAAGTACCCGCCGGTCGGGGCGCGGTCGTTCGGCCCGATGCGGGCGGCGTTGCGGATCGGCCCGGCGCCGGCGGACAGCAACGACGCGACCGTCGTACTCGCGATGATCGAGACGCCGCTCGGCCTGAAGAACGTGGCGGAGATCTGCGCGACGCCCGGTCTGGACGGCGTGTACGTCGGCCCGTCGGATCTGAGCCTCGCGCTCGGTGCCAAGTTCCCGCACGACCCGGATCTCGAGGGGCCGTTCGAGGAAGCCGTCGAGCTGATCGCGCGGACCGCGCAGGACGCGGGGATCGCCGCGGGCATCCACACCTTCGACGGTGAGTCCGCGAAGCTCCGGCTCGACCAGGGCTACAGCTTCGCGACGGTCGCCTCCGACGTCGCGCACCTCGAGGCGGTCGCCGCCGCGCACCTCGGCGTGGCCCGCTCCTAG
- a CDS encoding TetR/AcrR family transcriptional regulator has product MSARVRLTAKERGDEVLRAAVRAFAASGYEGTKTDEIARLAGVSQPYVIRLFGTKQQLFLAAIRSVCDRIEQIFRDAAAETPELIALGRNYERLLAEPEILLVLLHGFSASGDPVIGDCVRARFGSIYTLIRELTGATPQETREFLSAGMLITVMSAMQVMGPNAIPLPWAEEITKTLGEERQED; this is encoded by the coding sequence GTGAGCGCCAGGGTTCGGCTGACCGCGAAGGAGCGCGGCGACGAGGTACTGCGGGCCGCGGTCCGCGCGTTCGCCGCGTCCGGGTACGAGGGCACGAAGACCGACGAGATCGCGCGGCTCGCCGGGGTCTCGCAGCCGTACGTGATCCGGTTGTTCGGGACCAAGCAGCAACTGTTCCTCGCCGCGATCCGGAGCGTCTGCGACCGGATCGAGCAGATCTTCCGCGACGCCGCGGCCGAGACGCCCGAGCTGATCGCGCTGGGCCGCAACTACGAGCGGCTACTCGCCGAGCCCGAGATCCTGCTGGTCCTGCTGCACGGCTTCTCCGCGAGCGGCGACCCGGTGATCGGCGACTGCGTCCGGGCGCGCTTCGGCAGCATCTACACCCTGATCCGCGAACTGACCGGCGCCACCCCGCAGGAGACCCGCGAGTTCCTCTCCGCCGGCATGCTCATCACCGTCATGTCCGCCATGCAGGTCATGGGCCCGAACGCGATCCCCCTCCCCTGGGCCGAGGAAATCACGAAGACACTCGGCGAGGAACGGCAGGAGGACTGA
- a CDS encoding type II toxin-antitoxin system VapC family toxin produces the protein MDTDVASLSIKNALPPMLLRELLGAQVGITFVTLGELSRWALLRDWGPSKVAGLEAWLSTRPTLPYNEAVARTWGEISAYATRRGRPRPQNDSWIAACCLTYDLPLATLNVKDFADFAEYEGLRIVGYEDH, from the coding sequence TTGGACACCGACGTAGCATCCCTGAGCATCAAGAACGCCCTGCCACCAATGCTGCTTCGTGAGTTGCTCGGCGCTCAGGTCGGCATCACGTTCGTCACCCTCGGAGAACTCAGTCGCTGGGCATTATTGCGGGACTGGGGACCTTCCAAGGTCGCCGGTCTCGAGGCCTGGCTCAGCACCCGCCCCACACTGCCGTACAACGAAGCGGTGGCTCGGACTTGGGGAGAGATTTCCGCGTATGCCACCAGGCGTGGGCGTCCCCGCCCTCAGAACGACAGCTGGATCGCGGCATGCTGCCTGACCTACGACCTGCCGCTGGCGACGCTCAACGTCAAGGATTTCGCTGACTTCGCCGAGTACGAGGGCCTGCGGATCGTCGGCTACGAAGACCACTAG
- a CDS encoding DUF4129 domain-containing protein, with translation MQTQRRGALAIVAALCAGIVVAGFVVLASASGPVRPVSESTRRVSPRPLPTVTPSASAPEASGTPAPFQLPPGETPQWLMALWQAVVYLVIAAVIVFVGLLVYRILRKVRLPQVEPAEADWERLKTVRLAEAVDTGLAQIDSGTATDAVVACWVALEAAAASAGVPRDPSETPAEFTVRVLGVGGISEPQLVRLGELYREARYSTHGSTEQARTEARAALVLLRDELAHVRPAEAGA, from the coding sequence ATGCAGACGCAGCGTCGGGGTGCGCTCGCGATCGTCGCCGCGTTGTGCGCGGGGATCGTGGTGGCCGGCTTCGTCGTGCTCGCGTCGGCGAGCGGGCCGGTCCGGCCGGTCAGCGAGAGCACGCGGCGGGTCAGCCCGCGGCCGCTGCCGACGGTGACTCCGTCGGCGAGCGCGCCGGAGGCTTCGGGCACGCCTGCGCCGTTCCAGTTGCCGCCGGGCGAGACGCCGCAATGGCTGATGGCGTTGTGGCAGGCGGTGGTCTATCTGGTGATCGCGGCTGTGATCGTGTTCGTCGGCCTGTTGGTCTACCGGATCCTGCGCAAGGTCCGGCTGCCGCAGGTCGAGCCTGCGGAGGCGGACTGGGAGCGCTTGAAGACCGTGCGGCTCGCCGAGGCGGTCGACACCGGTCTCGCGCAGATCGACAGCGGTACGGCGACCGACGCCGTCGTCGCGTGCTGGGTGGCGCTGGAGGCCGCGGCGGCCTCGGCCGGCGTACCGCGGGATCCGTCGGAGACACCCGCCGAGTTCACCGTCCGGGTGCTCGGCGTGGGCGGGATCTCCGAGCCGCAACTGGTCCGCCTCGGTGAGCTGTACCGCGAGGCGCGCTACTCCACGCACGGCTCGACCGAACAGGCCCGCACCGAGGCCCGCGCGGCATTGGTGCTGCTCCGTGACGAGCTCGCCCATGTACGTCCAGCGGAGGCCGGCGCATGA
- a CDS encoding MoxR family ATPase, whose protein sequence is MAEGELTLGEVSALSRQVLERVGQAVVGKGEALELVLAGILAGGHVLLEDYPGLAKTLAARSFAQALGLEFRRVQFTPDLLPSDVTGAFVYDQKESEFVFRPGPIFTGLLLADEINRTPPKTQAALLESMQEHQVTVEGQTFPLPSPFHVLATANPVEYEGTYPLPEAQLDRFMLRIGFGYPSPAEEWEVLRRRMSRRREDQTVDAVTDAAGLLAAQRTIETVTVDDTVGQYCVDLAAATRRDSQVLVGASPRGSLALLLTSRAYAVIQGRDYVVPEDVKAVAVAALAHRITVRPELWLHEVTGATVVRTVLGSVPTPPTVSVA, encoded by the coding sequence GTGGCTGAGGGTGAGTTGACGCTCGGTGAGGTGTCCGCGCTGAGCCGGCAGGTGCTGGAGCGGGTCGGCCAGGCCGTGGTCGGGAAGGGCGAGGCGCTCGAGTTGGTGCTTGCGGGCATCCTGGCCGGCGGGCACGTGCTGCTGGAGGACTACCCGGGCCTGGCGAAGACGTTGGCCGCGCGGTCGTTCGCGCAGGCGCTGGGGCTGGAGTTCCGGCGGGTGCAGTTCACGCCGGACCTGCTGCCGTCGGACGTGACCGGGGCGTTCGTGTACGACCAGAAGGAGTCCGAGTTCGTCTTCCGGCCGGGACCGATCTTCACCGGTCTGCTGCTGGCCGACGAGATCAACCGGACGCCGCCGAAGACCCAGGCCGCGCTGCTGGAGTCGATGCAGGAGCACCAGGTCACGGTCGAGGGCCAGACCTTCCCGCTGCCCAGCCCGTTCCACGTGCTCGCCACCGCGAACCCGGTCGAGTACGAAGGCACCTACCCGCTCCCGGAGGCGCAGCTCGACCGCTTCATGCTGCGGATCGGCTTCGGTTATCCCTCGCCTGCTGAGGAGTGGGAGGTACTGCGGCGCCGGATGAGCCGCCGGCGCGAGGACCAGACGGTCGATGCGGTGACGGATGCTGCCGGCCTCCTCGCCGCGCAACGCACGATCGAGACCGTGACCGTGGACGACACCGTCGGTCAGTACTGCGTCGACCTCGCCGCCGCCACCCGCCGGGACTCGCAGGTGCTGGTCGGTGCGTCGCCTCGCGGTTCGCTGGCGCTGCTGCTGACCTCGCGTGCGTACGCGGTGATCCAGGGCCGCGACTACGTCGTACCGGAGGACGTGAAGGCGGTCGCGGTGGCCGCGTTGGCGCACCGGATCACGGTCCGCCCGGAGCTGTGGCTGCACGAGGTGACCGGCGCAACGGTGGTGCGGACCGTCCTCGGGTCGGTCCCCACGCCTCCCACTGTCTCAGTCGCATGA
- a CDS encoding MmcQ/YjbR family DNA-binding protein has product MLDAEDVRRVALSFPGTVEKQRWGHPTFDVVGRMFVTVPDDQTSFAVRCPRLERDELIAAEPEKFWVPKHEAGSNWVRARLAALEDADELHDILIDSWRQVAPPELSADVGG; this is encoded by the coding sequence GTGCTGGATGCTGAGGATGTGCGGCGGGTGGCGTTGTCTTTTCCGGGGACTGTGGAGAAGCAGCGGTGGGGGCATCCGACGTTTGATGTGGTGGGGCGGATGTTCGTGACGGTGCCGGATGATCAGACGTCGTTCGCGGTGCGGTGTCCGCGGCTGGAGCGGGACGAGTTGATCGCGGCGGAGCCGGAGAAGTTCTGGGTGCCGAAGCACGAGGCGGGCTCGAACTGGGTCCGGGCCCGCCTCGCGGCGCTCGAGGACGCCGACGAACTGCACGACATCCTCATCGACTCCTGGCGTCAGGTCGCGCCGCCGGAGCTGTCAGCTGACGTTGGCGGGTGA
- a CDS encoding flavoprotein → MEDGEAGSVNSQRVLHLFICGAGPARRIHELIDLAHDEGWDVYCAATESAVQHFLDTDAVAERCGHPVRTTYRRPGETPTPSADAVIVAPATYNTINKWAAGVADTYVLTQLAELTGLGVRIVVLPFVNQSLAANRIFLRSVEELRSDGVRVLFGPGEFEPHPPRTGDDAMTSFPWKLALRAARD, encoded by the coding sequence ATGGAGGACGGAGAAGCAGGCAGCGTGAACAGTCAACGCGTTCTTCACCTGTTCATCTGCGGCGCGGGTCCCGCGAGGCGGATTCACGAACTGATCGATCTTGCGCACGACGAAGGCTGGGACGTGTACTGCGCGGCGACCGAGAGCGCGGTACAACACTTCCTGGACACGGACGCCGTCGCAGAACGTTGTGGTCACCCCGTTCGAACCACTTACCGGAGGCCCGGGGAGACTCCCACTCCGAGCGCCGACGCCGTGATAGTCGCGCCGGCCACCTACAACACAATCAACAAGTGGGCGGCCGGCGTCGCGGACACCTATGTCCTCACGCAGTTGGCGGAATTGACCGGACTAGGAGTCCGGATCGTCGTCCTACCCTTCGTCAACCAGTCGCTGGCCGCGAACCGGATCTTCCTCCGCAGCGTGGAAGAACTGCGATCCGACGGTGTGCGCGTCCTGTTCGGCCCCGGAGAATTCGAGCCGCATCCACCGCGCACGGGCGACGACGCCATGACCAGCTTCCCGTGGAAACTGGCGCTCAGAGCCGCGCGGGACTAG
- a CDS encoding GTP-binding protein has translation MTARAKTPLSLMVGLSTTLREPVLEAMTDAATVVVVVGQEELPGRDVLTWRVQDASGPIDAGEFTVGDDCGACQLIESLVPLLETLVARGHWDHIVLAAPPAMEARPLAATLVSTLPEIAVDTVTCVVDAVLLVAQLSGDELLAERGLALGLPDRRNVAELTARQIEYADVCVLANAHRSTAVERLEHLLVHLNPRTSVVAADVAGVPDGPVARTGRFDFDAAEAWAGELAAEDRVQPSGDGVTTVLWRSTRPLHPARLNDALEDIVDGVVRSRGVVWLANRPTQRVRWESAGYSASLGTLGEWSETEHLAECTVVATGMGLDPARLQAVLDACLLTESELNSLDWNELEDPFAGVF, from the coding sequence ATGACCGCCCGAGCGAAAACCCCGTTGTCCTTGATGGTGGGGCTGTCCACGACGCTGCGCGAGCCGGTGCTGGAGGCGATGACGGACGCCGCCACCGTGGTCGTCGTGGTCGGTCAGGAGGAGCTGCCCGGTCGCGACGTGCTGACCTGGCGGGTGCAGGACGCGTCCGGCCCGATCGACGCGGGCGAGTTCACCGTCGGCGACGACTGCGGCGCCTGCCAGCTGATCGAATCGCTGGTGCCGTTGCTGGAGACGCTGGTCGCGCGCGGCCACTGGGACCACATCGTGCTCGCCGCACCGCCCGCGATGGAGGCGCGGCCGCTCGCCGCGACGCTGGTGTCCACGCTCCCGGAGATCGCCGTCGACACCGTCACCTGCGTCGTCGACGCCGTACTGCTGGTCGCGCAACTGTCCGGCGACGAGCTGCTTGCGGAGCGCGGCCTGGCGCTGGGCCTCCCGGATCGGCGCAACGTCGCGGAGCTGACCGCACGCCAGATCGAGTACGCCGATGTGTGCGTGCTGGCCAATGCGCATCGCAGTACGGCGGTGGAGCGGCTGGAGCACCTGCTGGTGCACTTGAACCCGCGGACCTCGGTGGTGGCCGCGGATGTTGCCGGCGTACCGGACGGGCCCGTTGCGCGGACCGGGCGGTTCGACTTCGACGCGGCCGAGGCGTGGGCGGGCGAACTGGCGGCTGAGGATCGGGTGCAGCCGAGCGGTGACGGGGTCACCACCGTGCTGTGGCGATCGACGCGGCCGTTGCACCCCGCCCGGCTGAACGACGCGCTCGAGGACATCGTGGACGGTGTTGTCCGCAGCCGCGGCGTCGTCTGGCTCGCGAACCGCCCGACGCAGCGCGTCCGCTGGGAGTCCGCGGGCTACAGCGCGTCGCTCGGCACCCTCGGCGAGTGGTCGGAGACCGAGCATCTCGCCGAGTGCACCGTGGTCGCGACCGGCATGGGCCTCGACCCGGCCCGCCTGCAGGCCGTCCTCGACGCCTGCCTGCTGACCGAGTCAGAGCTCAACAGCCTCGACTGGAACGAGCTCGAGGATCCGTTCGCCGGGGTGTTCTAG
- a CDS encoding neutral zinc metallopeptidase yields the protein MSQPPYGPPGQNPPYPQGPQGPHGQQGPPPGQYGGPPMGPPPGQYGGPPPQAPYGGPPQGPPQYAASYQQPPPGPGFGWGPSFGPGGPGGPGGPNLGWQQPRKKSKGPLIAILSIVAVAVVGGALIGLIRQGDDTTTTTPVNPTRYTPQPTTSPTEEPTGSPTEEPTQEPTTEEPTSTETSSPPNQSSDSTVVAKNKLYQVGQMATVNCREPRVRPTNAQNAAAYWAELKPCLDKSWAPLVTKAGYQYKSPGMTYWSGSSVSNPCGAGIVNVPFYCPANHMMYMKVDVFVKAYTQYPGDPIGQAYARMWYSRSIAHEYGHSVQFMTGVLRAANNLRYEQPDSDGRLRMTRRIELQANCFAGVFLAANKRSYPINGNLLYVWNKYVVTAGDKPEVSTHGSVASQGRFMGKAFNTANPATCNTFAASPANVS from the coding sequence TTGAGCCAGCCACCCTACGGGCCGCCCGGCCAGAACCCGCCGTACCCGCAAGGCCCGCAGGGCCCGCACGGTCAGCAGGGGCCGCCGCCAGGTCAGTACGGCGGTCCGCCGATGGGTCCTCCGCCCGGACAGTACGGCGGTCCGCCGCCGCAGGCGCCGTACGGCGGTCCGCCGCAGGGGCCGCCGCAGTACGCGGCGTCGTACCAGCAGCCGCCGCCGGGGCCCGGCTTCGGCTGGGGACCGAGCTTTGGTCCGGGCGGACCCGGTGGTCCCGGTGGGCCGAACCTGGGCTGGCAGCAGCCGCGGAAGAAGTCGAAGGGCCCGCTGATCGCGATCCTGTCGATCGTCGCCGTGGCCGTCGTCGGCGGCGCGCTGATCGGGCTGATCCGGCAGGGCGACGACACGACCACGACGACGCCGGTGAACCCGACCCGGTACACGCCGCAGCCGACCACCTCCCCCACGGAGGAGCCGACCGGGTCGCCGACCGAGGAGCCCACTCAGGAGCCGACGACAGAGGAGCCCACGAGCACCGAGACGTCGAGCCCGCCGAACCAGTCGTCGGACTCGACCGTCGTCGCGAAGAACAAGCTGTACCAGGTCGGCCAGATGGCCACGGTCAACTGCCGGGAGCCGCGCGTCCGGCCGACCAACGCCCAGAACGCGGCCGCCTACTGGGCCGAGCTCAAGCCCTGCCTGGACAAGTCGTGGGCGCCGCTGGTCACCAAGGCCGGCTACCAGTACAAGTCGCCCGGGATGACGTACTGGTCCGGCTCCTCGGTGTCGAACCCGTGCGGCGCCGGCATCGTCAACGTGCCGTTCTACTGCCCGGCGAACCACATGATGTACATGAAGGTCGACGTCTTCGTGAAGGCGTACACGCAGTACCCCGGTGATCCGATCGGCCAGGCCTACGCCCGGATGTGGTACTCGCGGTCGATCGCCCACGAGTACGGGCACAGCGTGCAGTTCATGACCGGCGTGCTGCGGGCCGCCAACAACCTGCGCTACGAGCAGCCGGACTCCGACGGCCGCCTGCGGATGACCCGCCGGATCGAGCTGCAGGCGAACTGCTTCGCCGGTGTCTTCCTGGCCGCGAACAAGCGCAGCTACCCGATCAACGGGAACCTGCTGTACGTGTGGAACAAGTACGTCGTCACGGCCGGCGACAAGCCGGAGGTGAGCACCCACGGCAGCGTGGCCAGCCAGGGGCGGTTCATGGGCAAGGCGTTCAACACCGCGAACCCGGCCACCTGCAACACGTTCGCGGCGTCACCCGCCAACGTCAGCTGA
- a CDS encoding GNAT family N-acetyltransferase, with protein sequence MAIEIGKFAGAWDELLELLDMAFSSPWTEEQYEAERRVWEQDRSIVASEDGQLVGHTAAFSHLLTVPGGQLPAAGVTMVGVRATHRRRGILRDLMRTQLTDVHEAGEPLATLTASEPAIYPRFGYGLASDHQAIVVPKESRALRPVPGVDDVRIRYVDASDSLARCAELRNRLALERPGMFQHDERWQQYTISATLVSGTGNASKLRCVVAERDGELTGFAHYRTKRAEKGYVDVQRVHAADIASHAALWRYLLEPDLLSETRCGMLASDDPLLDLLLDPRAPGAVTRDGLWVRTVDVGRALAGRTYARDLDVVVEVIDDFLPWNAGRWHLTGGPDGASCELVTRDADLTIDVRDLGAVYLGRPSLERLGRAGLVAEHTAGALAATSEAFSTSRLPFLDTGF encoded by the coding sequence ATGGCGATCGAGATCGGGAAGTTCGCGGGTGCGTGGGACGAGCTGCTAGAGCTCCTGGACATGGCGTTCTCGTCGCCGTGGACCGAGGAGCAATACGAGGCCGAGCGGCGGGTCTGGGAGCAGGACCGGTCGATCGTCGCGTCCGAGGACGGTCAGCTCGTCGGGCACACCGCCGCGTTCTCGCACCTGCTGACGGTGCCGGGCGGGCAGCTGCCGGCCGCCGGCGTGACGATGGTCGGCGTCCGGGCCACGCACCGGCGCCGCGGGATCCTCCGAGACCTGATGCGCACCCAGCTGACCGACGTCCACGAGGCGGGGGAGCCGCTGGCGACGCTGACCGCGAGTGAGCCGGCGATCTACCCGCGGTTCGGGTACGGGCTGGCGTCCGACCACCAGGCGATCGTCGTACCCAAGGAGTCCCGCGCGCTGCGTCCGGTGCCGGGCGTCGACGACGTACGGATCCGGTACGTCGACGCGTCCGACAGCCTGGCCCGCTGCGCCGAGCTGCGGAACCGGCTCGCGCTGGAGCGACCCGGCATGTTCCAGCACGACGAGCGCTGGCAGCAGTACACGATCAGCGCGACCCTCGTGAGCGGCACCGGGAACGCGTCGAAGCTGCGCTGCGTGGTGGCCGAGCGCGACGGTGAACTCACCGGGTTCGCGCACTACCGCACCAAGCGGGCGGAGAAGGGGTACGTCGACGTACAGCGGGTACATGCGGCCGACATCGCGTCGCATGCGGCGCTGTGGCGGTACCTGCTCGAGCCCGACCTGCTCAGCGAGACGCGCTGCGGGATGCTCGCGTCGGACGACCCGCTGCTGGACCTGCTGCTCGACCCGCGGGCGCCGGGAGCGGTCACGCGCGACGGGCTGTGGGTCCGGACGGTCGACGTCGGGCGTGCGCTCGCGGGCCGGACGTACGCGCGGGACCTCGACGTCGTCGTCGAGGTGATCGACGACTTCCTCCCGTGGAACGCGGGCCGCTGGCACCTCACCGGCGGTCCTGACGGCGCCTCTTGTGAGCTCGTGACGCGCGACGCCGACCTGACCATCGACGTCCGCGACCTGGGCGCGGTCTACCTCGGCCGCCCGTCGCTGGAACGCCTCGGCCGCGCCGGTCTGGTCGCCGAGCACACGGCCGGTGCTTTGGCCGCGACCTCGGAAGCGTTTTCCACATCGCGGCTTCCGTTCCTCGACACCGGCTTCTGA